One Planctomycetota bacterium genomic region harbors:
- a CDS encoding biotin--[acetyl-CoA-carboxylase] ligase: protein MPHRQYDLERIRTELSPWRLHWYPRLRSTSDRAIELKEAGELYCPALVVTGNQTAGRGRGDNVWFSGPSTLTATFAISADPDRRPEHLPLVVGVLVRRIAARFGASDTKIKWPNDLYHDGLKLAGVICERERGIDVIGIGLNVGIDAAIPPEVARNITSLNDICGQPVSKTDVLLALAESLASLTERPISWADVRSEYAGFDALGGETVRIGETVGHCEGVDADGLLVVCNETGTQRFHTGTVRIVSPT from the coding sequence ATGCCGCATCGACAATATGACCTGGAGCGGATCCGCACCGAGCTTTCCCCATGGCGGTTGCACTGGTATCCGCGCTTACGCAGCACCAGCGACCGGGCTATCGAGCTGAAGGAAGCCGGCGAGCTTTACTGCCCCGCCCTCGTGGTTACCGGTAATCAGACCGCCGGTCGCGGCCGGGGCGACAACGTCTGGTTCAGCGGACCCTCGACATTGACGGCGACATTCGCCATCTCGGCCGACCCGGATCGCCGCCCCGAGCACCTGCCGCTGGTGGTGGGTGTGCTCGTCCGCCGCATCGCCGCCCGGTTCGGAGCGTCGGATACGAAGATAAAATGGCCCAACGATCTCTATCACGACGGCCTGAAGCTCGCGGGCGTCATTTGTGAGCGGGAACGCGGAATCGACGTCATCGGCATCGGGCTCAACGTCGGGATCGACGCCGCGATTCCGCCGGAGGTGGCAAGGAACATCACATCCCTGAACGACATCTGCGGGCAGCCGGTGAGCAAGACCGACGTGCTGCTAGCGCTGGCGGAGAGCCTGGCCTCGCTGACCGAGCGGCCGATCAGCTGGGCGGATGTCCGCAGCGAATATGCCGGTTTCGACGCACTGGGGGGCGAAACGGTCCGGATCGGCGAAACCGTCGGCCACTGCGAGGGTGTCGACGCAGACGGGCTCTTGGTCGTCTGCAACGAGACCGGCACACAACGGTTCCACACCGGCACCGTCAGGATTGTCTCCCCAACTTGA
- a CDS encoding sigma 54-interacting transcriptional regulator — MPTAPTIDPEQGPPAEDAIPTTDNGLRSAQAEIELLNEVGRIVSSDLELNRAFQRVMAVISARLRMHRGTLILLDEASGRLRTVAAVALTPEEISKNKFALGEGITGHVVATGRPRIIKNVLEEPDFLNRTNRLRYRDDKTPVSYFCVPIRIEEKPVGALAIDKRYISDAQVDADFRFLDVITSFLAQAIQINRMLLTAKEQLVAEAHELRSQLRDRYKFENIIGDSAAMHEVFSTVAQVATSRATVLLLGETGTGKEMIAKAIHYNSDRADKPFIRVNCGAIAGTLLESELFGHVKGSFTGAIKDKPGKFEAADGGTIFLDEIGTMEPQLQVKLLRVLQEREFERVGDNESMKVDVRVIAATNVDLEEEVARNNFREDLYYRLNVVSIYLPPLRNRREDIPSLIDYFLDRFNKMNNRSVKRMSRETLNLMLRYPWPGNVRELENSIERAVVLSQGEDFTDDLLPLGVRMYAQQRRGDAESIDVLAKRLADQAIAEFGIREGEIYSLVIDKVEGALIEKALGKTDGIKTKAADFLGINRNTLNKKVKDLGVEAGD; from the coding sequence ATGCCGACCGCGCCCACCATCGACCCTGAACAGGGGCCACCCGCCGAGGATGCCATCCCGACGACCGACAACGGTTTGCGCTCCGCGCAGGCGGAGATCGAACTACTTAATGAGGTGGGCCGGATTGTCAGTTCCGACCTCGAACTCAACAGGGCATTTCAAAGGGTCATGGCCGTCATCTCCGCACGGTTGCGGATGCACCGCGGCACACTGATCCTGCTCGACGAGGCGTCGGGCCGACTGCGGACGGTCGCGGCGGTGGCGCTGACGCCCGAGGAGATCTCCAAGAACAAGTTCGCCCTCGGCGAGGGGATCACGGGCCACGTCGTAGCAACCGGCCGGCCACGGATCATCAAGAACGTCCTCGAAGAGCCGGACTTTCTCAACCGCACCAACCGTCTGCGTTACCGCGATGACAAGACGCCGGTGAGCTACTTCTGTGTGCCGATCCGCATCGAGGAAAAGCCGGTCGGTGCGCTCGCGATCGACAAACGCTACATCTCCGACGCCCAGGTCGACGCGGACTTCCGGTTCCTCGACGTGATCACCTCGTTCCTCGCCCAGGCGATCCAGATCAATCGCATGTTGCTGACCGCGAAGGAGCAGCTCGTCGCCGAGGCCCACGAGCTGCGCAGCCAGCTGCGGGACCGGTACAAGTTCGAGAACATCATCGGCGACTCGGCCGCGATGCACGAGGTGTTCAGCACCGTCGCCCAGGTCGCCACCAGCCGCGCGACCGTCCTGCTCCTCGGCGAAACAGGCACTGGTAAGGAGATGATCGCCAAGGCGATCCACTACAACTCCGATCGCGCCGACAAGCCGTTCATTCGTGTCAACTGCGGCGCGATCGCCGGGACGCTGCTCGAGTCTGAGTTATTCGGCCACGTCAAGGGCAGCTTCACCGGCGCGATCAAGGACAAGCCGGGCAAGTTCGAAGCGGCCGACGGGGGCACGATCTTTCTTGACGAGATCGGCACGATGGAGCCGCAGTTGCAGGTCAAGCTTCTGCGCGTTTTGCAGGAGCGTGAGTTCGAACGTGTCGGCGACAACGAGAGCATGAAAGTCGACGTCCGTGTCATCGCCGCGACCAACGTCGATCTGGAGGAGGAAGTCGCCCGGAACAACTTCCGCGAAGACCTGTATTACCGGCTCAACGTGGTGAGCATCTACCTGCCGCCGCTGCGGAATCGGCGCGAGGATATTCCAAGCCTGATCGACTATTTCCTTGATCGGTTCAACAAGATGAACAACCGCAGCGTGAAGCGGATGAGCCGGGAGACGTTGAACCTGATGCTGCGTTACCCGTGGCCTGGGAACGTGCGTGAGCTGGAGAACTCGATCGAGCGTGCGGTGGTGCTGAGTCAGGGCGAGGACTTTACCGACGACCTTCTGCCGCTGGGCGTGCGGATGTATGCCCAACAACGTCGCGGCGACGCCGAGTCCATCGATGTTCTCGCCAAACGCCTCGCCGACCAGGCCATCGCCGAGTTCGGGATCCGCGAAGGTGAAATCTACTCGCTCGTCATCGACAAGGTCGAGGGCGCGCTCATCGAGAAAGCCTTGGGCAAGACCGACGGCATCAAGACCAAAGCCGCCGACTTCCTCGGCATCAACCGCAACACGCTCAACAAGAAGGTCAAAGACCTCGGCGTGGAGGCGGGTGACTAA
- a CDS encoding SpoIIE family protein phosphatase yields MSATAPSTSTQTPKPADLDPAHLEAQLEEVQSLVDALQGEIELLRRRDEQIQFQIGQMDEEMRLAAKLQRDFLPKKLPQVDCVSSHVLFRPAGYVSGDFYDAMRLDEHHIGLYLADAVGHGTPAALLTMFMKNALLTKRIQGKHYELVPTSETMCRLNDTLIEQNLTLSCFATAVFGRLDCRTLEFVFSRGGHPFPIRISADGDIQHLESDGGLLGIMPEETFPEARIQLEPGDRLILYSDGVEVAFADDGIGDMRHWYKFIEEQRYRSAEQILEAVDAKLAQTTGSLAAKDDLTVLAIEVAG; encoded by the coding sequence ATGTCAGCAACCGCACCTTCCACTTCCACCCAAACGCCGAAACCGGCAGACCTCGACCCGGCGCATCTGGAAGCCCAGCTCGAAGAGGTTCAATCCCTCGTCGACGCATTGCAGGGCGAAATCGAGTTGCTCCGTCGGCGTGATGAACAGATTCAATTCCAGATCGGGCAGATGGACGAGGAGATGCGGCTGGCGGCGAAGCTGCAACGCGACTTCTTGCCCAAGAAGCTTCCGCAAGTCGACTGCGTGAGCTCCCATGTGCTCTTCCGGCCGGCCGGGTATGTCAGCGGCGACTTCTACGACGCCATGCGGCTCGATGAACACCACATCGGGCTCTACCTCGCCGACGCCGTCGGTCACGGCACCCCCGCCGCCCTGCTGACGATGTTCATGAAGAACGCCCTGCTCACCAAGCGCATTCAGGGCAAGCACTACGAACTGGTGCCGACGAGCGAAACGATGTGCCGGCTCAACGACACGCTCATTGAGCAAAATCTCACGCTCTCGTGCTTTGCGACGGCGGTGTTCGGTCGGCTCGACTGTCGAACACTGGAGTTCGTTTTCTCGCGCGGCGGGCACCCCTTCCCGATTCGCATCTCCGCAGACGGTGACATCCAGCACTTGGAGTCCGACGGCGGCCTGCTCGGCATCATGCCCGAGGAGACCTTCCCCGAGGCCCGCATCCAACTCGAGCCCGGCGACCGGTTGATCCTCTATTCTGACGGCGTCGAAGTCGCCTTCGCCGACGACGGCATCGGCGACATGCGGCACTGGTACAAGTTTATCGAAGAACAACGCTACCGCTCCGCCGAGCAGATCCTGGAAGCGGTCGACGCGAAGCTCGCCCAAACCACCGGGAGCCTCGCCGCCAAGGACGACCTGACGGTACTGGCGATCGAAGTGGCAGGTTAA
- a CDS encoding MarR family transcriptional regulator: protein MPTAAPKSKRPRGLADEIGKVHDFEQVEHEAYLDLIRTHDILAAGHAEKFARHGLSSPLFNILSILRGHERREGPGHEGVPVYTVGREMLTREPDISRLADRLEKLGLVSRHRCSEDRRVVRLRLTDEGRRVQEEAARESMDLIRRQFEHLGQTKSRQLSRLLCELRNPPAADVD from the coding sequence ATGCCAACTGCGGCTCCCAAATCGAAGCGCCCCCGCGGTCTTGCCGACGAGATCGGCAAAGTTCACGACTTCGAGCAGGTCGAACACGAGGCATATCTCGATCTGATCCGCACGCACGACATCCTCGCGGCGGGTCATGCCGAGAAGTTCGCACGGCACGGACTGAGCAGTCCGCTGTTCAACATCCTGAGCATTCTCCGCGGCCATGAACGCCGGGAAGGACCGGGGCACGAAGGTGTGCCGGTTTACACCGTCGGCCGGGAGATGCTCACCCGCGAGCCTGACATCAGCCGGTTGGCGGACCGGCTCGAAAAGCTAGGCCTGGTCAGCCGACATCGGTGCAGCGAGGATCGGCGGGTGGTCCGCCTTCGGCTGACCGATGAGGGCCGACGGGTCCAGGAAGAGGCGGCGCGCGAGTCGATGGACCTGATCCGTCGGCAGTTCGAACACCTCGGCCAAACCAAGAGCCGACAACTTAGCCGCCTGTTGTGCGAGCTGCGCAACCCGCCGGCCGCCGACGTTGATTAG
- a CDS encoding DoxX family protein, which produces MFATPTLSPTVRAAGLDAGLLVIRLALGIVFFYHGGQKLLGLFGGGGLAGTAAFFENVGIPFPQANAVMAASAEFFGAIALLAGVATRFAGLTLAGVMAVAIITVKWGTFANTAGGMEYPLTLGLIAIALLLTGPGRLTLPSLITAIRGHRTQPAAAPATA; this is translated from the coding sequence ATGTTCGCAACACCCACGCTTTCTCCCACCGTCCGGGCCGCCGGGCTCGATGCCGGCTTGCTGGTGATCCGCCTCGCGCTGGGCATCGTCTTCTTCTACCACGGCGGCCAGAAGCTCTTGGGCCTGTTCGGCGGCGGCGGGCTGGCCGGGACCGCCGCGTTCTTCGAGAACGTGGGCATCCCCTTCCCGCAGGCCAACGCCGTGATGGCCGCATCGGCCGAGTTCTTCGGAGCGATCGCCCTTTTAGCCGGCGTGGCGACTCGCTTCGCCGGACTGACCCTCGCCGGCGTGATGGCCGTGGCGATCATCACCGTCAAGTGGGGCACCTTCGCCAACACTGCCGGCGGCATGGAGTACCCGCTCACCCTCGGCCTCATCGCCATCGCCCTGCTGCTCACCGGCCCGGGGCGGCTGACGCTGCCGAGCCTCATCACCGCCATCCGCGGGCACCGGACTCAACCCGCAGCCGCGCCCGCAACCGCCTGA
- a CDS encoding nuclear transport factor 2 family protein: MSFFNTLRRSLVAEPSSAATGTSLQARVDDLLEHIRTGRILDAMSEFYDDDTVMTEPNYGDTAGLAANIEREKAFLSQVKQFKGFETPAVAVHETAPGTGVALIENALEFINTDDQDVRMEQVSVQRWRDGKIVHERFYYDRGGN, encoded by the coding sequence ATGTCCTTCTTCAACACCCTCCGTCGCAGCCTCGTCGCCGAACCCTCGAGCGCGGCCACCGGCACGTCACTGCAGGCTCGCGTCGATGACCTGCTCGAGCACATCCGCACCGGCCGCATCCTCGACGCGATGAGCGAGTTCTACGACGACGACACGGTCATGACCGAGCCGAACTATGGCGACACGGCCGGCCTGGCGGCCAACATCGAACGCGAGAAGGCGTTCCTCAGTCAGGTCAAGCAGTTCAAAGGCTTCGAGACACCGGCCGTCGCGGTCCACGAAACCGCCCCAGGCACCGGCGTGGCCCTCATCGAGAACGCCCTGGAGTTCATCAACACCGACGACCAGGACGTCCGCATGGAGCAAGTCAGCGTTCAACGCTGGCGCGACGGCAAGATCGTCCACGAGCGGTTCTACTACGACCGCGGCGGCAACTGA